The DNA window GTGTTAATTAAACATTTATTTAAAAGAGAATCCTATATTTGTGCTTCTCACAAAGATTACCAGAAACCATTGATGAATTAAATGATGAAAAGCATAAACATGTGACCATTGATATTCATATATGAAAAAGATAACGTTAGGCATCAGCCTCCTCATCAGCACTGCATCGGCAGTATCGGCACAGACCGCCAAAACGGAACCGTTCCGAAATACAAAACTGCCGGTAGAACAGCGGATTGAAAACCTCCTTAGCCTTCTTACAGTAGATGAAAAAATAGGCATGATGATGGATAATTCCAAAGCCGTTCCGCGATTAGGCATTCCGGCATACGGCTGGTGGAACGAAGCGCTGCACGGGGTGGCCAGAGCCGGAACGGCTACCGTTTTTCCGCAGGCGATAGGACTGGCAGCGAGCTGGGACGTAACTGAACACCTGAAAACCTTTGAAATGATTTCCGATGAAGCCCGGGCCAAATACAACCGGTCTTTTGACGAAGCCGGCAAAACCGGACGCTACGAAGGACTCACGTTCTGGACGCCCAACATCAATATCTTCCGCGACCCGCGATGGGGAAGAGGTCAGGAGACTTACGGGGAAGACCCGTTCCTGACGGCTAGCCTGGGCGTAGCAGCCGTAAAAGGACTGCAGGGAAATGATCCCGACTATTTCAAAACCCACGCCTGCGCCAAACATTTCGCCGTACACAGCGGCCCGGAATGGAACCGGCATTCCTACAACGCCGAGATTTCGCACCGCGACCTTTACGAAACCTATCTTCCGGCGTTCAAGGCTTTGGTGATCGAAGGAAATGTAAGGGAAGTGATGTGTGCTTACAATGCTTTCGACGGCCAGCCTTGCTGCGCCAATGATTTTCTGGTCAGCGACATCTTACGCGGAAAATGGAAATACGACGGCATGGTGGTGTCCGATTGTTGGGCACTCGCCGATTTCTACCAGAAAAAATACCACGGCACCCACCCGGATGAAAAATCCACAGCAGCCGATGCACTGAAACATTCCACCGACCTGGAATGTGGCGATACATACAACAACCTTAATAAATCTCTTGCCAGCGGACTGATAACAGAGAATGACATCGATGCCTCCATGCGCAGGATCCTGAAAGGCTGGTTTGAATTAGGCATGCTCGATCCGAAATCGGCTGTACATTGGAACAACATTCCGTACACGGTAGTCGATTCTGAAGAACACAGGCAGCAGGCACTGAAAATGGCCCGGAAGTCGATTGTGCTTATGAAAAACGATAAAAATGTTTTACCATTAAACAAAAACATCAAAAAAATCGCCGTCGTAGGGCCAAATGCCGATGACGGACTGATGCAGCTCGGGAATTACAATGGAACACCTTCTTCTACCGTAACCATTTTAGACGGGATCAGAACCAAGTTCCCAAATGCGGAGATCATTTATGAAAAAGGTAGTGAAGTCACCGATCCGGCTTCCAGAACTTCACTGTACCAGAACTTTTTAAGCCAGAAAAACGGGGAGAAAGGCCTGAAGGTAGTGTTTTTCAACAACAACGAATTCAAAGGATCACCGGCCAATATTTCCGTCAATAAAACCGGGATCAGCTACAACAGTTTCGGCGGCACCCAGCTTGCCCCGAATGTCGGCAGGGAAAATACCTCTGCAAAAATTTCAGGAATTTTTAAAAGTACCTACACGGGCGATGTGATTTTCTCAGCATCTACTTCGGATGTGTACACGCTCTCTGTAGATGGCAAAGAAGTGGCTACCCGAAAAGGTCCCGATGCAAGGCATCCTTCGGAATTTCCTGTGAAAATGGAAAAAGGAAAAGAATATAAGATTGAACTTCAGCATAGGCAGATCGGTAAATACGTGAGCATCACCTTTGATGTGTACAGAAAAGATCCTGTCAATTTCGCTGCCGTAAAGGAAAAAGTGAAAGATGCGGAGGTCATCATTTTTGCAGGTGGACTGTCCCCAAGCCTGGAAGGAGAGGAAATGATGGTGAATGCAGAAGGCTTCAAAGGCGGTGACAAAACCAATATTGAGCTTCCGAAAGTGCAGCGCGAACTGTTGGCCGAATTGAGGAAAACCGGAAAACCCGTTGTTTTCGTGTTGTGTGCCGGAAGCGCCCTTGGATTGGAGCAGGATGAAAAAAATTATGATGCCCTGGTCAACGCCTGGTACGGCGGACAGTCCAGTGGTACGGCTGTAGCGGATGTCCTGTCCGGTGATTACAATCCGTCCGGAAAACTGCCTATTACCTTCTACAAGAGTATTGAGCAACTGGATAACGGGTTGTCCAAAACCAGCAAACATCAGGGATTTGAAAACTACGATATGCAGGGAAGGACCTACCGATATATGAAAGAAACGCCGTTATATCCATTCGGTCACGGATTAAGTTATTCCACTTTCTCCTACGGGAATGCGACACTCAGTAAAAACAGCATCAGTGCTAACGAAAACGTAATCATTTCCGTTCCTGTTACCAATACTTCAGGAAAAAACGGGGAGGAGGTCGTTGAGGTGTACATCAAACGCAACAATGATCCACTGGCTCCTGTAAAAACACTCAGGGCATTCCAAAGGATAGCCGTTCCGTCCAAGACCACTAAAACCGTTCAGCTGACCCTGTCTCCGGATTCGTTTATGTTCTATGACGAAAAAGCGGATGACCTGGTATCGAAACCCGGCGATTACACCATCCTGTATGGCGGAACATCAGCCGATTCGGGATTAAAAAGCCTTCTTTTGAAGGTAAAATAAGAATTAAACTTAAACCTTACAAAACCTCATAGATTTCTAAAACCTATGAGGTTTGATAAACAGACTTCATGAAAACAAAAAATACAATCTATGCCGCCGCCCTTTTCCTGACGGCCACTTTCTTTTCCGCTCAGTCTCAAAAGTCTAGTTTCAGCCTTGATCTGAACGGAGCTTCCACCGGTATTAAAATCCAGCCTACGATGTACGGGATTTTCTTCGAGGATATCAACTTTGCAGCCGATGGCGGATTGTATGCGGAACTGATCAAAAACCGCAGCTTCGAGTTTGACGAACCGCTGACCGGATGGAAGCAGCCCAATACGAAAACATTATCTCCAAACCTGGATTCCGGGTTTTTGACCATCATAACCGATAAGTCTAAACCTAATAAGAATTACGCAAGAGTTACGGTTTCGAACGACAAAAATTATCTGCTGGAAAACGAGGGATTCAGAGGAATCGGCCTGCATCAGGGTGGTAAATATGATTTAAATTTTAATTTGGAAAACGTTTCAGGAAACATTTCTGCCATCAACATCAGTCTTGTCGACGAAAACGGAACGGTAGTTTCTTCAGTTTCCAACATCATAAAAGGTAGTGGCTGGCAAAAATACAATGCGGTTTTCAATCCTTCCAAAACGATTGAAAAAGCAAAGCTTCAAATCACCTTTACCGGAAATGGAGTAGTAAATATGGATATGATCTCCCTGTTTCCCCAGGATACCTGGAAAGGAAGAAAAGGAGGTTTACGAAAAGATCTAGTGCAGAAATTATATGATTTACAGCCGGGATTTTTACGTTTTCCGGGTGGCTGTATTGTCGAAGGGAGGACGTTGGCAGAGCGTTATCAATGGAAAAAAACAATCGGTAAAGTAGAAGACCGGGAAAATTTAATTAATAAATGGAACAACGGATTCGCGCACCGGCTCACCCCGGATTACTGGCAATCCTTCGGGCTTGGCTTTTTTGAATATTTCCAACTGGCAGAAGATCTGGGGGCTGAACCGCTTCCGATCCTCAGCTGCGGGATGGCGTGCCAGTTTAATACTGCCGAACTCGTCAAAATGGAAGATCTGGATCCGTATGTTCAGGACGCTTTGGATCTGATAGAATTTGCCAACGGGAATTCCAACTCAAAATGGGGAAAAATTCGTGCTGAAATGGGACATCCGAAACCCTTTAATATGAAATTCATCGGGGTTGGAAACGAACAATGGGGAGCAGATTATATCGAACGCTATAAAGTTTTTGAAAAGGCCATTCATACCAAATATCCGGATATTAAGATCGTTTCCGGAAGCGGGCCTTCTCCCGACGGCGAATTCTTTGATTACGGATGGAAAGAGCTGAAAAAACTCAATGCCCAGATCGTCGACGAACATTACTACAATTCCCCGGAATGGTTTATGAAAAATGCCGGAAGATATGATAAATACGACCGTTCCGGACCTAAAGTTTTCGCCGGGGAATATGCCGCACAATCGGTGGGTGTCGTAAAACCGGACAATAAAAACAACTGGCTGACCGCACTTTCTGAAGGCGCTTTTATGACCGGACTGGAACGTAATGCAGATGTGGTGACCATGACATCTTACGCACCGCTTTTCGCCCACGCAGACGGATGGCAGTGGACGCCGGATTTGATTTGGTTTAATAATCTGAAATCTTACGCGACCCCGAATTATTACGTTCAGAAACTTTTTTCCAACAACAAAGGAACGGAAGTCCTGAAAATTACTGATCATGGCAAACCCATAACCGGTCAGGATCAGTTGTATGCCACGGCGGTAAAAGATGCTGATAGTAAAGAAACGATCATCAAACTGGTGAATACGGATGCTAAAAGTAAATCCGTAACCATCAATCCGGCAAACCTGAAACTTGGGAACACGTTGACCAAAATTACCCTGACGGCCCCTCAGCTTTCTACCGAGAACAGCTTTGAAAATGAACCCATTCAGCCCAAAGAAGAAACGGTAAGTCTCAAAAAAGGGAAAATGACGGTGGAAATTCCTTCGCAATCTCTCATAATTTTAAAGGTAAGTAATTTTAAATAATTGATAATCAATTATTAATAAAAATTAAGTGTATTTATTACATTTAATTGAAAAGAATCTTATATTTGTTTAAATCTCTGGAATGGAAAAGCTATAAAGAAGTTCAGACCGATTTTTTAGAAAGATTATCAAAAATCAAGCATTACGTTAATGAAAAAATATGTTATAGGATTAGACTACGGAACCGATTCCGTCCGGGCAGTCCTCATCGATACCAAAAACGGATCGGAACTGGCTTCCTCCGTAAGCTATTACCAACGCTGGAAAGAAGGCCTTTTCTGTAGTCCTGAAAAAAACAGATTCAGGCAGCATCCTTCAGACCATATCGAAGGGTTGGAAAAAACCATTACCGAAGTGGTCCGGCAAAGCGGGGTACAGCCGGAAGAAATCGTCAGCATCTGCATCGATACCACCGGATCATCTCCGCTACCTGTAACTCAGGAGGGAATAGCTCTTTCCTTAACGCCGGGCTTTGAAGAAAACCCGAATGCCATGATGGTGCTCTGGAAAGACCATACTGCCATCCGTGAGGCCGAAGAAATCAATACTCTTGCGAGAACATGGGGTGGCGAAGATTACACCCGTTTTGAAGGTGGCATCTACTCCTCCGAATGGTTCTGGGCCAAAATTTTGCACATCAACAGGGCAGATGAAGAAGTGAAAAATGCAGCGCATAGCTGGATGGAACACTGCGATTACATCACTTTCCTGTTGTCGGACCATAAAGATTTAAAAACATTCAAGAGAAGCCGTTGCGCAGCCGGACACAAAGCCATGTGGCATGAAAGCTGGGGCGGACTGCCTTCCGAAGATTTCCTCAACAGATTCGATCCGTCTTTGGGAGAACTGAGGGAACGGTTATATGATAAAACGTATACTTCTAACGAAATCGCCGGCCACCTTAACGAAGAATGGGCGCAGCGCTTAGGCTTAACGACTTCTACCGTCATTGCCGTTGGAACTTTCGATGCCCATTCCGGTGCCGTCGGTGCTAAAGTGGAGGAGAACACCCTGATCAGAATTATGGGAACCTCCACCTGCGACATTATGGTTGCCCCGAATGAAATCATTGGCGACAAAACCGTAAAAGGCATATGCGGCCAGGTAGACGGATCCGTGATCCCGGGAATGGCCGGGCTCGAAGCGGGACAATCTGCCTTCGGAGACGTACTTGCCTGGTTCCGCGACATTCTGATGTGGCCAGTGAACAACATGCTGCAACATTCCGAGATTATTTCTCCGGAACAGAAAGCGCAGCTTAAAGAAGAGTTTGAAAACAATTTGATTAAAAATCTAACCCTGGAAGCAGAAAAAATTCCGGCCGATGAAGCTTTACCGATAGCCCTTGACTGGGTCAACGGAAGAAGAACCCCGGATGCTAACCAGGAACTGAAAGCCGCCATCAGCCATCTTTCCCTGGGAACCAAAGCACCGCATATTTTCAAAGCTTTGGTCAATGCCATCTGTTTCGGTGCTAAAAAAATTGTAGACCGTTTCGAGGAAGAAGGCGTTCCTATCCATAAAGTGATCGGAATCGGGGGCGTTGCCAGAAAATCACCGTTCATTATGCAGACGTTGGCCAATGTGCTGGATATGCCGATCATCGTTGCCGCTTCAGACCAGGCTCCGGCGTTGGGTGCCGCCATTTATGCTGCCGTTGCCGCAGGCGTTTATCCTGATGTGCAGGAAGCCAGCCGGAAAATGGGCTCCGATTTTGAAGCCGAATACCATCCGCAGCCGGAACGTGTTCAGCAGTATGCCAGGTTGATGGAGCAGTACCAGCAGCTGGCTGATTTTACGGAAAGCGCTGTTAAGGTTAAAACCTTAACAGGGCTAAAAAACAAACAACATGAAAAAATATAAAGAACTTCAACGGGAGTGCTACGAAGCCAATATGCAGCTTGATGCGTTGAAGCTCGTGGTTTACACCTTCGGCAATGTAAGTGCTGTTGACCGCAACGAAGGCATTTTCGCCATCAAGCCAAGCGGTGTTCCATATGCGGATCTGAAACCGGAAGATATGGTGATCCTCGATTTCGATGCGAATGTCATTGAAGGCAACCTGAGACCGTCTTCCGATACCAAAACCCATGCGTACCTTTATAAAAACTGGGAAAACATCGGTGGAATTTCCCATACCCACGCCATTTATTCCGTAGCATGGGCACAGGCTCAGATGGACATTCCGATTTTCGGGACGACCCACGCGGATCACCTGACGTCAGATATTCCGTGTGCGCCTCCGATGGACGACAGCCTGATCGAAGGCAACTATGAATACAACACCGGCATCCAGATCCTCGACTGTTTCAGGGAGAAAAACCTTTCTCCTCAGGAGGTGGAAATGGTCCTGATCGGAAATCATGGTCCGTTTACCTGGGGGAAAAATGCCGAAAAGGCGGTGTACAACAGCAAAGTTCTGGAAACCATTGCTGAAATGGCCTATCTCACCCGGCAGATCAACCCGGACGCGCTCCGGTTAAAAGATTCTTTAATCAAAAAGCATTACGAAAGGAAGCATGGCAAGGGTGCTTATTACGGACAATAATTCTGTACAATGTACAATGTAAAAATGTATAGTGTACTTTTTACATTGTACGCCGATACATTTTACAATAAAAATAATTATCAATCATCATTTATAAACTATGTTAACACCTCTCAATACGAAAGAAATCTGGTTCATTACCGGAAGCCAGCATTTATACGGTCCTGAAACACTGGCACAGGTTGCCGAGCACTCGGCGAAAATCGTGGAAGCGTTCAATGCTTCGTCACAGATTCCTGTAAAAGTGGTTTTAAAGCCGACCGTAAAAACCACGGAAGAAATTTTCGAAACCCTGGTAGCTGCCAACCATACTGCCGACTGTACCGGCGTAGTGACCTGGATGCATACCTTTTCACCCGCAAAAATGTGGATCCGTGGACTGACCGCTTTGCAGAAACCTTTATTGCACCTTCACACCCAGTTCAACCAGGACATTCCTTGGTCAACGATGGATATGGATTTCATGAACCTGAACCAGGCTGCACACGGCGACCGTGAATTCGGATTTATGGTGAGCCGTCTTCGCAAGAATAGGAAAGTGGTGGTAGGATACTGGGCGGAAGAAAGGGTACAGAAGCAGATCGGCGACTGGAGCCGCGTGGCTGCCGGCTGGGACGACTGGCAGGGTGCCAAGTTCGCGCGTTTCGGAGATAACATGAGATATGTGGCCGTTACCGATGGCGATAAAGTGGAGGCAGAAACCCAATTCGGATTTTCCGTAAATACTTGGGGAATCGGGGATTTGGTAAGCGTGATCAACGGCGTCGGGGAAGGTGAAGTAAAAACCCTGATCGAAGAATACGAAGCCTCTTATCGGATGGCAGAATCCCTGCTTTCCGGCGGTGCCAACAGAAAATCTCTGGAAACGGCTGCAAGAATTGAATTAGGATTGGAAAAATTCCTGAAAGACGGAAATTTCAAAGGCTTTTCTGATACTTTTGAAGACCTTCACGGGATAGAACAGCTTCCGGGAATCGCCGTACAAAGGCTGATGGAAAAAGGGTACGGTTTTGCCGGCGAAGGTGATTGGAAAACGGCAGCCCTGGTAAGAGCTATGAAAACAATGGGCCAGGGCTTACAGGGCGGAAACGCATTCATGGAAGATTATACCTACCATCTGAATCCATCCAATCCATCCATTTTAGGTTCCCACATGCTGGAAGTGGATCCGGTACTGGCAGCCGATAAACCTTCGTGTGAAATTCACCCATTGGGAATCGGAGGAAAGGCCGATCCGGTCAGACTGGTTTTCAATTCAAGAGGAAATACCGATTCGCTGGTTGCGGCTTTGATGGATTTCGGAAACCATTTCAGATTGCTGATCAATAAAACAAAATCCCTGGATATTACTGAAGAACTTCCGAAACTTCCGGTAGCAAGAGTGCTCTGGAAACCGCTTCCTGACCTGTACACGGCTGCTGAAGCGTGGATCCTGGCCGGCGGTGCACATCATACGTGCTACAGTGAAAACCTGACGGTGGACCAGCTGGAAGACTTTGCAGAAATGGCGAATATTGAGTCGCTGGTCATCGATGAAAACACGAAAATCCGTGATTTTAAAAACACCCTTCGCTGGAATGAAATCTATTACCGTTAATTCTTCAACAAATATCGTTTATTATGAAAAAAATAGGAGGTTGTGTATTCATTTTATTGGCAGTTTTATGTATTTTCGGCTGCAATAAAAAGGAAAACAACAATAAAACGAACTCAGATACCATGGAAAATGTACAGGTTTCAGATTACGGGGTTACCGCAAAAGGGGATTCCATCAAAAAATATACGTTGAGCAATAAAAACGGGATGAAAGTGGAGATCATCAATTACGGTGGAATCATCACTTCCCTTACGGCTCCCGATAAAAACGGGAAATACCAGGATGTAGTGCTGGGTTTTACCAAACCTGAAGATTACTTCAATGGAAATCCGTATTATTTCGGCGCACTGATCGGAAGATACGGAAACCGGATTGCCAATGCTAAATTCACATTGGATGGCAAGACCTATGACATCGATAAAAATGATGGCCCAAATAGTCTCCACGGAGGAAAAGAGGGATTCCATACTAAAATTTGGACCGTCGAACCTGTGAAAGATGCGAAGTTACCAACTTTAAAATTAACCTATGTAAGTGCTGACGGTGAAGAAGGATATCCGGGAGAACTTACCACTACAGTTCTGTACACCCTAACCGACGATAATGCCCTGGAAATTTCTTACGAAGCGGAAACCGATAAAGCGACTGTCGTAAATCTGACGCAGCATTCATATTTCAATCTTTCCGGAAACTTTTCCAACCTGATTACCGATCACGAATTGCAGATCAATGCCGATACATTTTTACCGGTGAACAAAACGCTTATTCCTGTAGGAGAGCAGAAAGAGGTTAAAGGAACTCCGTTTGATTTCACGGCTGCCAAAGCCATCGGAAAAGATATCAATGCAGAAGACGAACAGCTGAAGCTGGGCGGCGGTTATGACCACAACTGGATCCTGAACGGAAACGGAATGAGAACCATTGCAACCGTATACCAGCCGGCCAGCGGAAGAGTGATGGAAGTAATGACCGACCAGCCGGGCGTTCAGTTTTATTCCGGAAACTTTCTGGACGGAAAATTTGATACCAAAACCGGTGGCAAATACGAAAAGAGAAGCGGATTCTGTTTGGAAACCCAGCATTATCCGGATTCTCCGAACCAGCCGGCTTTCCCGACCACGGAACTGAAGCCCGGACAGAAATACCAGACTAAAACCATCTATAAATTTTCAGTTAAAAAATAAACTATGGGACAACTAGCAACCATTGATATCATCATATTTCTCATTTATTTTGTGGTGGTAGCCGGATACGGACTCTGGATTTACAAAAAGAAAAAATCCGAGTCTACCGGAAGTAAAGATTATTTCCTTGCCGAAGGATCGCTCACATGGTGGGCCATCGGTGCCAGTTTGATCGCCTCTAACATTTCGGCGGAACAATTCATCGGAATGAGCGGTGAAGGATTCTTCGTGGGAGTGGCCGTTGCCGCCTACGAATGGATCGCAGCCGTAGCCTTGATCATTATCGCCGTATGGTTTATTCCGATCTATCTTAAAAACAAGATTTATACGATGCCGCAGTTCCTGGAAACTCGTTATAACAAATCGGTTTCCCTGATCATGGCCGTGTTCTGGCTGTTTTTATATGTTATCGTAAACCTGACTTCCATCCTTTATCTTGGAGCTTTGGCGATTGATACCTTATTGGGCGGTGAACACCTTCACATCATTATGATCGTCCTTTTGCTGATGGCTTTGCTCATCGGTCTGGGAGGAATGAAAGTAATCGGGTACACCGATGTAATCCAGGTAGCGGTACTGATCATCGGTGGTTTTGCTACCGTGTATATGGCCCTGCAGATCGTTGACCAAAGAATCAACGGGGTAGCGGTAGGAAATGCATTTGCCGGATTCAATACTTTGATGAACGAAGCGCCGGGTCACTTCAAGCTGATGCTTGATAAACCGACAACGACAACGACAACTTTGGGAATGCCACAAAATCTGGAAGTTCAGAAATATGTCGTATTACCGGGACTGGCCATGTATTTCGCAGGACAATGGATTGTAAACCTGAACTATTGGGGCTGCAACCAGTACATCACCCAGCGTGCTTTGGGGGCAGACCTTAAAACAGCGAGAACCGGGATTCTGTTTGCCGGATTTTTAAAGCTTTTCATGCCGATCATTGTGATGCTTCCGGGAATTGCAGCGTATGTGCTGTATACCAAAGGACAGCTTCCCGGATTCAACGGCGTAAAAGACGGTGCCTATTCTGCAATTCTTACTTTCCTTCCTTCCGGATTGAAAGGTCTGGCGGTGGCGGCATTAACAGCAGCCATCGTAGCTTCCCTGGCCGGAAAAGTAAACAGTATCTCTACGATTTTTACTTTAGATATCTATAAAAAATACCTGAAAGCAGATGCTACCGAAATCCAGATGGTAAGAACCGGAAGATGGGTCATCATCATCGCAATGATGGTCGCGCTTGCCTTTACCTGGACCGACGTTCTGGGCATCGGTGGAGAAGGCGGATTCACCTTTATCCAGAAATACACCGGATTTATCAGCCCGGGGGTTTTCGCCATGTTCTTACTGGGAATGTTCTGGAAGAGAACAACCGGAACGGCTGCTTTGGTGGGAGTCATCTTAGGTTTTGTATTGGCGATCTTCTTCAACAGCTTTGCCATCGGCATCTTTGGAAAAGAAACCTGGCTGTATACGGCATTCACCTATGAAAAGCTGGAAAACGGCGTGGTGCATACCATCACCGAAATTCCATTCCTCATCAATATGGGATGGTCGTTTTTCATCACCATCGTCGTGATGGTACTGATCAGCTTAGCTGGTCCGAAAGTTAACCCGAAAGCTTTTGCCATCGACAGCAAAATGTTCAAGGTAGATCCAAGAACGATGATACTTATTGTAGTTACTTTATTATTGCTTACCGCTATTTATGTAAGATTCTGGTAAGTTTTAAT is part of the Chryseobacterium camelliae genome and encodes:
- a CDS encoding sodium:solute symporter family transporter yields the protein MGQLATIDIIIFLIYFVVVAGYGLWIYKKKKSESTGSKDYFLAEGSLTWWAIGASLIASNISAEQFIGMSGEGFFVGVAVAAYEWIAAVALIIIAVWFIPIYLKNKIYTMPQFLETRYNKSVSLIMAVFWLFLYVIVNLTSILYLGALAIDTLLGGEHLHIIMIVLLLMALLIGLGGMKVIGYTDVIQVAVLIIGGFATVYMALQIVDQRINGVAVGNAFAGFNTLMNEAPGHFKLMLDKPTTTTTTLGMPQNLEVQKYVVLPGLAMYFAGQWIVNLNYWGCNQYITQRALGADLKTARTGILFAGFLKLFMPIIVMLPGIAAYVLYTKGQLPGFNGVKDGAYSAILTFLPSGLKGLAVAALTAAIVASLAGKVNSISTIFTLDIYKKYLKADATEIQMVRTGRWVIIIAMMVALAFTWTDVLGIGGEGGFTFIQKYTGFISPGVFAMFLLGMFWKRTTGTAALVGVILGFVLAIFFNSFAIGIFGKETWLYTAFTYEKLENGVVHTITEIPFLINMGWSFFITIVVMVLISLAGPKVNPKAFAIDSKMFKVDPRTMILIVVTLLLLTAIYVRFW